The following DNA comes from Hordeum vulgare subsp. vulgare chromosome 3H, MorexV3_pseudomolecules_assembly, whole genome shotgun sequence.
TATGGATGTTCTACAGTGTGATGTGTGACTCGACAGGTGGTACTGCAGTTACTACTTACTAGAAATGGCGAACGTTGTATGGCCACTCTCGTCCAAAATCTTTTGTGGGCAAAGCCAGCTTTTGATTCCACACAAGGCATGAGCGAAAGACTCGACTAATATCACCTAATTTAGCATTGGTAAAAATTAAACTAATTTACCAGCTATGTTACATAAGAAAAGGCTGTACTGGTCTGCTGAAGCCACACAATCTTCCACAACTAATTGtgttgaacaacaacaacaattggcAACCATCGCCGCCGGGAAATTTCAATGTGACGGATGCACCCAACCACCGCAGCTGATACAGAGGATCAATAAAGATGTAAGGACAAAGGTTCGCCCTTTGTAGGGCCATGGCCAGCTAAGGCAAGAACAGGCACGAGCGCAAACAAGGCGAATCAAAATGAACTCGGTTCGTACCAGCTACTGATTTATTTACTTATTATTAGGCTACCGAATAATCCAGCGATAACGTCGGCAGCGCGAGTCGACGAACCCTAGAAAGAACCCCCCGGCAGGCACGGCGGACACAGAGAGGGAGGGaacgcgcgcgcgggggggggggggggggggggggaggcgtcGTGGATGGACGGCGCACCTGCGACGCGGGGGCGGAGGAGAGCCGGAGCGCGACGAAGACGAAGAACCGGCGGGGAAGAAGCTGGGCGGCGGCGTCGTCGTGGTGTGGGGGAAAGAAGAGAAAGGGGAAAAGGGGAGACGAGAAGGAATTGGAATTGGATCAGCTTACGTGTACGCCTAGCTAGTTCGTTCgtttggtttttcttttctttttgggctgCGTGTGTGCGCCGTGGATTAATAATAAATAAACCGCGGAAAGTTTCCGGCCCGGCCGGGTTTACTGTGCATGCGTTCCCCCGCAAACTGCTCCGGCGCCCTCACTCTTCCCCGccgtttcctcctcctctcctctggtCGCCAATTCGCCTCCTCACCTCCGCAAACTGATCCATCCACCTCTCTCTCGCCTCGCTCCCTCCTCTCCCATAGGACGCTGCTCGGCTCGCTCTCTCCCTGCGTCCCCCCTCCTCATCAGGTAACAAACAGACCTTCCATCATCCTACCTATAACTGACGACATCGTCCCGATGTTAATGCAttgccttttttctcttttctttttaagATTTTTAAATCGATTGTCGTAAGGAAGATGTgattgccttcttcttctttttcattctTTGCTCGAATCCGTCGCCACCGTTATCCTTGCCATACACTTCGCTCGCGAGTTTTTCATCGAAAAATCTACTTAGAGGCCATTCCCATTCTTGCCTTCCCTTACCGCGTTACTTTGTCGGTTCGATTTCCTCATTCCGTTGTACCATCTATTTGATCCGGCATCGATTGATCACGTTCGTGGGGAGAAATACGTGCCGATGTTTTCGATCAACAAATCCGAAGACCCATGCATATGGACCTTGTTGGTTGGCTTTGGTTAATGAACCGCGGGGAGGATCCAAGCCCGACATGCGCGGAGGTTCTAGCAAAGGCGGATTCATGATGGCGTCCTCCAAGCCCGACATGCGCGGAGGTTCTAGCAAAGGCAGATTCATGATGGCGAAGGTTGTATTTCACAACGTGGAGTTTGCTGAAATTTGTGTCCGACATGTGTGTATGTTTTTCGCATGAAGTTGGAGTTTGTTGTTTAAGGCTAGCCCTGCCGCGTAATCGGATTGCCCCTCGGATGATCTCGTGTCTCAAGACTAAATGTTATGTCTAGTCTTTTTCAGTTATATTGTATAGTTCATTGTTATATTAAACTCGGACCACACGTTTCAACCTAAACATAAGTACCTAACCATTTATTAACACCAAGGCCAAGCATAGCTCAATTTGCTATTGTTGAACTGTGTTGTGTTGAACTTGTTTTATGATCTCCTCTGAAAAATAACCACAAAGATAGAAAATGTTAGTTAGCCAACCAAAATAAAATTGGCAAAGGCTGGTTTTGAAAAGAGAAGTGATTTGCGTACGACGTTTGGTGTCCGATATTGGTACGACACGACGTGGCCAAAGCTAATGACGTTAAATCTGAATCTGGTCGGACAACCAAGGTCATCGATGCCTGTGTGCTGCGTGCGTGACCCAGCGTCGTACAAAAATCGGACGTAAAACGTCGTATGTATAGCATCACTCTTTTGAAAAGTTGCATTGTCATAACCCATATTAACGTTGAACATTGAATGATACCTATGTACATAATTGACACCAGTTCAAATTTGTTGTCACGATCCTATCACTTAATTGTAGCATACCCCTTATTATCAAAGGGATGTCAAGCTTTTGTCATATCATTTGTATTTATTCTTCCAAATCAATAAATATGTTGAATGCAAATGATAAGAAAACATGGAGCCTCGATACCGTGAATGTCTAATGTCATCCCTTATTTTCCTAGAGCTAGACATTGTTACAAGAGTTTCTCTTAGACGCAAGACAATATATGGATGTAGCACTGGAATAGTCATTTCTGTTCTAAATATGCTATTTTTGTGTACTGCCAAGCGCTAGGTCGTTTTATTGTTTCTATTttttcatgttgattctcaaGCTATCTTGTCAGTATTATTTTCTTTCTCAATGCATTGTCATGTAGTTATACTTAATATATGTTCTCCAAATTTTACATTTGTTATAACTGGTAAGCTAACTATTATCTTTATCATATATAGCATGTCATCCTCGGGTAGCCCAAAAGTGACAGAAAAGAAAGTTGACAAAGACCAGGATGACGGAGAAGGAGGATTCTTCGACAAAGTTAAGGATTTCATCCAAGACATCGGTGAAAAGATTGAAGAAGTTGTCAGCTTTGGAAAGCCTACTGCCGACGTCACTGGAATCCACATACCTCAAATCAGTCTTGAGAAGGTAGAGCTCATCGCTGATGTTATGATTACAAACCCAAACCCGGTACCCATCCCTCTTGTCGACATTGAATACCTTATTGAAAGCGAAGGGAGAAAGCTCATGTCTGGAACAATCCCAGATGCTGGAACCATCCATGCTCATGGCTCGGAGACTGTCAAAATCCCTGTGCTACTCATATATGATGACATCAAGAGCACATACGGTGACATAAAGCCCGGGAGCATCATCCCTTACTTGATCAAAGTTATTCTCCATGTTGATGTTCCAGTCATCGGCAGGATCTCCTTACCTCTTGAGAAAGCTGGTGAGATTCCGGTGCCTTACAAACCAGATGTTGATATTAGCAAGATCAAGTTTGAGAAGTTCTCTTTTGAGGAGGCGACCGCGACTCTACATTTGAATCTCGACAACAAGAATGACTTTGACCTAGGACTTAATGCCCTGGATTATGAGATCTGGCTCTCCAATGTGAGCATTGCTTCTGCTGAGACGAAAGAATCTACAAATATCAAGAAGCAGGAAGTAACCACCATGAACTTGCCGATCAGCTTCAGGCCTAAGGATTTTGGGTCTGCTATGTGGGATATGATAAGGGGAAAGGGCACTGGTTACACCATAAAGGGGCATATTGATGTGAATACTCCCTTTGGGCACATG
Coding sequences within:
- the LOC123441436 gene encoding uncharacterized protein LOC123441436, translated to MRGGSSKGGFMMASSKPDMRGGSSKGRFMMAKVVFHNVDMSSSGSPKVTEKKVDKDQDDGEGGFFDKVKDFIQDIGEKIEEVVSFGKPTADVTGIHIPQISLEKVELIADVMITNPNPVPIPLVDIEYLIESEGRKLMSGTIPDAGTIHAHGSETVKIPVLLIYDDIKSTYGDIKPGSIIPYLIKVILHVDVPVIGRISLPLEKAGEIPVPYKPDVDISKIKFEKFSFEEATATLHLNLDNKNDFDLGLNALDYEIWLSNVSIASAETKESTNIKKQEVTTMNLPISFRPKDFGSAMWDMIRGKGTGYTIKGHIDVNTPFGHMKIPISREGGTTRLKKGDDDDDNDED